A window from Mus caroli chromosome 2, CAROLI_EIJ_v1.1, whole genome shotgun sequence encodes these proteins:
- the LOC110290449 gene encoding olfactory receptor 5I1, with translation MIMEFTSGNYTLVTEFILLGFPTRPELQIILFLVFLTLYGMILIGNIGLMLLIRTDPHLQTPMYFFLSNLSFVDLCYSSVIVPNMLVNFLSAKKSISYLGCALQFYFFCTFADTESFILAAMAYDRYVAICNPLLYTVAMSRSLCIWLIVLSYVGGNMSSLVHTSFAFILKYCDKNIINHFFCDLPPLLKLSCTDTSINEWLLSTYGSSVEIICFFIIIISYFFILLSVLKIRSTSGRKKTFSTCASHLTSVAIYQGTLLFIYSRPSSLYSPNTDKIISVFYTIIIPVLNPLIYSLRNKDVKDAAKKALRSKIQSP, from the coding sequence atgatcatggAATTTACAAGTGGAAACTACACCTTGGTCACCGAATTTATCCTGTTAGGATTTCCAACACGGCCCGAACTCCAAATCATCTTGTTCCTTGTGTTTCTGACGTTATATGGCATGATTTTGATAGGAAATATTGGCTTGATGTTGTTAATTAGGACGGACCCACACCTTCAAACTCCTATGTACTTTTTCCTCAGCAACCTCTCCTTTGTAGACCTTTGTTATTCCTCAGTCATTGTTCCCAACATGCTTGTCAATTTCCTCTCAGCAAAGAAATCTATCTCTTACCTCGGCTGTGCGCtgcagttttatttcttctgcaCATTTGCAGACACTGAATCCTTTATCTTGGCTGCtatggcctatgatcgctatgttgCCATCTGCAATCCTTTGTTGTACACAGTTGCAATGTCCAGGAGTCTCTGCATATGGTTAATTGTGCTGTCCTATGTTGGTGGCAACATGAGTTCTTTAGTTCACACATCTTTTGCCTTTATTCTGAAATATTGtgacaaaaatataattaatcatTTCTTCTGTGACCTCCCTCCTCTGCTGAAGCTTTCCTGTACAGACACATCCATTAACGAGTGGCTACTTTCCACTTATGGGAGTTCTGTTGAGATTATCtgcttcttcatcatcatcatctcctacTTTTTCATCCTTCTCTCAGTCTTGAAGATTCGCTCTACAagtgggagaaagaaaacctTCTCCACGTGTGCCTCTCACCTGACCTCCGTGGCCATCTATCAGGGCACACTTCTCTTCATTTATTCTCGGCCTAGCTCCCTCTACTCCCCCAATACTGATAAAATAATCTCAGTGTTCTACACTATTATCATCCCAGTGCTAAACCCATTGATTTACAGTTTGAGAAATAAAGACGTAAAAGATGCTGCCAAAAAAGCTCTAAGGTCTAAAATACAATCCCCATGA